In Microtus pennsylvanicus isolate mMicPen1 chromosome 12, mMicPen1.hap1, whole genome shotgun sequence, the following proteins share a genomic window:
- the Fam53a gene encoding protein FAM53A isoform X1, translating into MVTLITEKLQNQSLDDLTRRAREAGPYSAEKLNKSGHLFPLEIGVDKSPWKALHGGWPVGSQVASGPFPLGPLGVSHTEGLKWQLASPGPMDVGSFLDLHESTGPPAAPPTKRHCRSLSEPEELARCRSPWRPGSSKVWTPISKRRCNSGGSATLQCCSALGSPALQGRSGLPRSSVSPPMPRPASASSGFVDGSEGSASSGPPWLSAGSCPFSSRRRLSLSQEHLVDANACLPSASSTPTSTPELGRHHGLLRCRSQPCVLDGRRVRRKRRREEDARWTRPSLDFLKMTRTLKNSKSLCSLDYEDDEDDTQAKTVVSSPCNSQGLVGVITPGSSPRIPRPGPTSPSAWASGEPEASTGEGGSSGEPSDWDSAGEEGVFPLDHNDLDLEQIENN; encoded by the exons ATGGTCACTCTTATCACAGAGAAGCTGCAGAACCAGAGTTTGGATGACCTTACCCGAAGGGCCCGTGAGGCTGGCCCG TATTCTGCTGAGAAACTGAACAAAAGTGGCCATTTGTTCCCTTTGGAGATTGGCG TGGACAAAAGTCCCTGGAAGGCCTTACATGGAGGATGGCCCGTTGGAAGCCAGGTGGCCTCAGGCCCTTTCCCATTAGGCCCACTTGGTGTGTCGCACACCGAAGGTCTCAAATGGCAGCTGGCATCTCCAGGGCCTATGGATGTGGGCAGCTTCTTGGACCTCCATGAGAGCACAGGGCCACCTGCAGCACCACCAACCAAGCGACACTGCCGGTCCCTGTCGGAACCAGAGGAGCTGGCTCGATGCCGCTCCCCATGGCGCCCTGGCAGCTCCAAGGTGTGGACTCCCATCTCTAAGAGGAGGTGCAACAGTGGTGGGAGCGCCACCCTGCAGTGCTGCAGCGCTCTAGGGAGCCCTGCCCTGCAGGGGCGTTCAGGCCTGCCCAGGAGTTCTGTGTCACCGCCGATGCCCCGGCCAGCTTCAGCCAGCAGTGGCTTTGTGGATGGCAGTGAGGGCAGTGCAAGCTCAGGTCCGCCTTGGCTTTCTGCAGGATCCTGCCCGTTTTCCTCCAGGCGCCGACTGTCTCTCTCACAAGAGCACCTTGTAGATGCGAACGCTTGCCTGCCTTCAGCCAGCAGCACCCCCACATCCACACCTGAGCTAGGCCGACACCATGGCCTGCTCCGGTGCCGCTCACAGCCTTGTGTGTTGGATGGGAGGAGGGTCCGGCGCAAGCGGAGACGGGAGGAGGATGCCAGGTGGACACGGCCGTCCTTGGACTTTCTGAAAATGACACGG ACTTTAAAAAACTCAAAGAGCCTTTGCTCCCTGGACTATGAAGATGATGAGGACGATACCCAGGCGAAGACTGTTGTGTCCTCCCCGTGTAACTCTCAGGGCCTTGTGGGCGTCATCACACCTGGCTCCAGCCCAAGGATCCCTAGACCTGGCCCAACCAGCCCCAGTGCCTGGGCTTCAGGGGAGCCAGAGGCCAGCACAGGAGAGGGTGGGAGCAGTGGGGAGCCCAGTGACTGGGACAGTGCAGGAGAGGAGGGTGTCTTCCCACTGGACCACAACGACCTGGACCTGGAGCAGATCGAGAACAACTGA
- the Fam53a gene encoding protein FAM53A isoform X2, translating into MDVGSFLDLHESTGPPAAPPTKRHCRSLSEPEELARCRSPWRPGSSKVWTPISKRRCNSGGSATLQCCSALGSPALQGRSGLPRSSVSPPMPRPASASSGFVDGSEGSASSGPPWLSAGSCPFSSRRRLSLSQEHLVDANACLPSASSTPTSTPELGRHHGLLRCRSQPCVLDGRRVRRKRRREEDARWTRPSLDFLKMTRTLKNSKSLCSLDYEDDEDDTQAKTVVSSPCNSQGLVGVITPGSSPRIPRPGPTSPSAWASGEPEASTGEGGSSGEPSDWDSAGEEGVFPLDHNDLDLEQIENN; encoded by the exons ATGGATGTGGGCAGCTTCTTGGACCTCCATGAGAGCACAGGGCCACCTGCAGCACCACCAACCAAGCGACACTGCCGGTCCCTGTCGGAACCAGAGGAGCTGGCTCGATGCCGCTCCCCATGGCGCCCTGGCAGCTCCAAGGTGTGGACTCCCATCTCTAAGAGGAGGTGCAACAGTGGTGGGAGCGCCACCCTGCAGTGCTGCAGCGCTCTAGGGAGCCCTGCCCTGCAGGGGCGTTCAGGCCTGCCCAGGAGTTCTGTGTCACCGCCGATGCCCCGGCCAGCTTCAGCCAGCAGTGGCTTTGTGGATGGCAGTGAGGGCAGTGCAAGCTCAGGTCCGCCTTGGCTTTCTGCAGGATCCTGCCCGTTTTCCTCCAGGCGCCGACTGTCTCTCTCACAAGAGCACCTTGTAGATGCGAACGCTTGCCTGCCTTCAGCCAGCAGCACCCCCACATCCACACCTGAGCTAGGCCGACACCATGGCCTGCTCCGGTGCCGCTCACAGCCTTGTGTGTTGGATGGGAGGAGGGTCCGGCGCAAGCGGAGACGGGAGGAGGATGCCAGGTGGACACGGCCGTCCTTGGACTTTCTGAAAATGACACGG ACTTTAAAAAACTCAAAGAGCCTTTGCTCCCTGGACTATGAAGATGATGAGGACGATACCCAGGCGAAGACTGTTGTGTCCTCCCCGTGTAACTCTCAGGGCCTTGTGGGCGTCATCACACCTGGCTCCAGCCCAAGGATCCCTAGACCTGGCCCAACCAGCCCCAGTGCCTGGGCTTCAGGGGAGCCAGAGGCCAGCACAGGAGAGGGTGGGAGCAGTGGGGAGCCCAGTGACTGGGACAGTGCAGGAGAGGAGGGTGTCTTCCCACTGGACCACAACGACCTGGACCTGGAGCAGATCGAGAACAACTGA